One genomic segment of Haloarcula sp. H-GB4 includes these proteins:
- a CDS encoding ribosome biogenesis/translation initiation ATPase RLI — protein MTPPSDSQDDEYVAIIDQKEVTDEVRDIAIKYDPLNQSGHEGFHITADDELHIDDALVMKEHGLIEKKIPNDSIQIVPLPSETGQLVNQYGNNGFRLYNLPAPEDGSVIGLLGRNGIGKSTALRCLSGQLKPNLGHPNEEIDWDQTIERFRGTTLQQHLERLRDGSVTAAYKEQRVETVSESDDETVRERLSNQPNDAGRFIEDFQLESILDRPIADLSGGERQRVSIAFTLLSDADLYLIDEPSSFLDIKQRLTVANTIRDHVRETDSAAVVVEHDLAMLDLLSDAIHVLYGKPGGFGVVSQRLPVRTGVNQFLDGRLKDENVQIRRNSIDFPSANERRNQSNEALLEYPNLKKHFDEFSLSVEPGEIRYGESIGILGENALGKTTFVKLLSGSLSPDEGTIPDATTVSYKPQYITPNTAESVRERFMEVTDIYSQSFQTRIRDPFDLEELYDKSLNSLSGGELQRVGIALCFARDADVYLLDEPSAFLDVDRRVAIADHIRQLSERIDQPVLVVDHDLFVIDRVADRLTVFDGIPGEQGHAMPPQSMRKGMNTFLSSVGITFRRDNRTGRPRVNKPGSQLDREQKSDDDYYYTG, from the coding sequence CGGACGAGGTCCGGGACATTGCTATCAAATATGATCCATTGAACCAATCTGGTCATGAAGGATTCCATATCACTGCTGACGATGAGCTTCATATTGACGATGCACTGGTGATGAAGGAACACGGATTAATCGAAAAAAAGATCCCAAACGATTCGATTCAGATCGTCCCACTTCCATCTGAGACGGGACAGCTAGTCAATCAATATGGCAACAATGGATTTCGACTATACAATCTTCCTGCTCCAGAAGACGGGTCCGTCATTGGATTACTTGGGCGCAATGGAATCGGAAAAAGTACTGCACTCCGTTGCTTATCTGGGCAACTTAAGCCGAACCTAGGACATCCAAATGAGGAGATAGACTGGGATCAAACAATTGAGCGGTTCCGTGGGACAACACTCCAACAACATCTCGAGCGACTTCGAGACGGGTCTGTGACGGCTGCGTACAAAGAACAGCGTGTGGAAACTGTATCTGAATCCGACGATGAAACCGTCCGTGAACGGCTATCCAACCAGCCAAATGATGCTGGTCGGTTTATCGAAGACTTCCAGTTAGAATCGATTCTGGACCGGCCGATCGCCGACCTCTCTGGAGGGGAACGGCAACGCGTTTCGATTGCGTTCACACTGCTGAGTGATGCGGATCTCTATCTTATTGATGAGCCTTCGTCGTTCTTGGATATCAAACAGCGCCTCACGGTAGCTAACACAATCCGTGACCACGTCAGAGAAACGGACTCAGCGGCTGTCGTCGTTGAACACGACTTGGCAATGCTGGATTTGCTTTCTGATGCAATCCATGTTCTCTATGGCAAACCGGGTGGGTTTGGGGTTGTTTCTCAACGGCTCCCTGTCCGGACAGGTGTCAACCAATTTTTGGACGGACGGTTGAAGGATGAGAACGTCCAGATTCGGCGGAATTCAATTGATTTCCCATCTGCAAACGAGCGGCGAAATCAATCTAATGAAGCACTACTTGAATATCCAAATCTTAAGAAACATTTCGACGAATTTTCACTCTCTGTTGAACCAGGCGAGATTCGGTACGGTGAATCAATTGGAATCCTCGGAGAAAACGCTCTTGGAAAAACTACATTCGTGAAACTCCTTTCAGGCAGTCTCAGTCCTGATGAAGGGACGATTCCGGACGCCACGACAGTCTCATATAAGCCACAATATATCACACCGAACACGGCAGAATCTGTTCGAGAACGTTTCATGGAGGTCACAGATATTTATTCACAGTCCTTCCAAACTCGGATACGTGACCCATTCGATTTAGAAGAACTCTATGATAAGTCTCTAAACTCGCTCTCTGGCGGGGAATTACAGCGTGTTGGGATTGCTCTCTGTTTCGCGCGTGATGCAGATGTCTATCTTCTTGATGAACCGTCTGCCTTCTTAGACGTTGACAGACGGGTGGCTATTGCTGATCATATCCGGCAACTCAGTGAGCGCATAGACCAACCAGTACTCGTTGTTGACCACGATCTGTTTGTAATAGACCGAGTAGCTGACCGACTAACTGTCTTTGACGGGATCCCAGGCGAACAGGGTCATGCAATGCCACCTCAGTCGATGCGAAAAGGAATGAATACGTTCTTGTCCTCTGTTGGAATCACGTTCCGGCGGGATAATCGAACTGGTAGACCACGGGTCAATAAACCAGGAAGTCAGCTGGATAGAGAGCAGAAATCCGATGACGACTATTATTACACAGGTTGA